From a single Methylosinus sp. H3A genomic region:
- a CDS encoding type I restriction endonuclease subunit R: protein MTRSGGSDDISYEQRQQLYGGFSENDLIEQPAIELFASLGWQTADLYGEFSGRGGSVEGRASKRDAILPNRLRLALKRLNPDLPQEALDDAYSVIARERGAIDPIRANAEIHDLLLNGVKVEIRGAGGARVTETVRVIDWVASDQNDFLLASQVWFAGELYTKRADLVGFVNGLPLLFIELKAAHRAMADAYTGNLSDYRTTIPHVFTPNAFVVLSNGREAVLGAPQAPLEYFAEWKRVDDEDEPGVVSLDTLIKGACRPARFLDLIENFIVFEEGKNGLVKKLGKTHQLLGVNRAIAAVDKIDENRGRLGVFWHTQGSGKSLSMLFFARKVLRKKPGDWTFLIVTDRTELDEQITGTFSACGALIKTRDEVQARSREHLKELLRGNERYIFTLIQKFGTARGEVYPVLSTRKDIIVITDEAHRSQYDTLAANMRAALPNAAFIGFTGTPLIAGEEERTREVFGDYVSIYDFAQSIADGATVPLYYESRLPELHLTNEQLGDEIAQVIDDADLTEEEEDALSRRFAKQYHLITNNDRLEKVAADLVRHFSARGYRGKAMFVAIDKATAIRMYDKVRHHWDEMLAREAKRVAAISDAVERAALQEQVDWLAKTDMAVVVSPSQNEIQLMAKRGLDIEPHRRRLVKENLDEKFKAAEDPLRLVFVCAMWITGFDVPTCSTVYIDKPMKNHTLMQTIARANRVSAGKQAGLIVDYVGVFRNLKAALAIYAQPRPGVTTDPIERKEKLVEELRVALRLAVAFAEARDVRPAEVMRVNGFERQAALQQAAERLLGNDEEKRTYLRLVSDAWKLFRAVLPDPATIEFRGDMIVLQVVAEMIRTMTRKGPTRSALAAIAEIERLIDEAIAGVEIRAPVPSGEDMKQLFDLSTVDFDRLTELFAQGRKRTATEILRGQAEERVKGLANRNPTRVDLLERLNSLIDRYNAGSLDAERLFEELTAFARSLNEEEQRHLKVGLTEDELAIFDILTRPEPKLTKADEVNVKAIARELLDKLKQEKLILDWRLRESAKADVRETIRQELDQLPEVYDRKLWDEKVERTYQFVFEHFPYSAEGRTPHN from the coding sequence ATGACGCGTTCCGGTGGATCCGACGACATTTCCTATGAGCAGCGCCAGCAGCTCTATGGCGGTTTTTCCGAGAATGATCTCATCGAGCAGCCCGCCATAGAGCTGTTCGCATCGCTCGGCTGGCAGACCGCCGATCTCTATGGCGAGTTCTCCGGCAGGGGCGGCAGCGTCGAGGGGCGCGCCTCCAAGCGCGACGCCATTTTGCCGAACCGGCTCCGCCTCGCGCTGAAACGGCTCAATCCCGATCTGCCGCAAGAAGCTCTCGACGACGCCTATTCTGTCATCGCTCGCGAACGCGGGGCGATCGATCCCATTCGGGCCAATGCCGAAATTCATGATCTCCTGCTCAATGGCGTAAAGGTCGAGATACGCGGCGCCGGCGGCGCCAGGGTGACGGAGACGGTCCGCGTCATCGATTGGGTAGCGTCGGATCAGAATGACTTCTTGCTGGCCTCGCAGGTCTGGTTCGCGGGCGAGCTCTATACGAAGCGCGCCGATCTCGTCGGCTTTGTGAATGGCCTGCCGCTGCTGTTCATCGAGCTGAAGGCGGCCCATCGCGCCATGGCCGACGCCTATACGGGCAATCTCAGCGACTATCGCACTACCATTCCGCATGTCTTCACGCCCAACGCTTTCGTCGTGCTCTCCAATGGACGCGAAGCCGTGCTGGGCGCTCCGCAGGCGCCGCTCGAATATTTCGCCGAGTGGAAGCGGGTCGATGACGAGGACGAGCCCGGCGTCGTCAGCCTCGACACGCTGATCAAAGGCGCGTGCCGTCCTGCGCGCTTCCTCGATCTCATCGAGAATTTCATCGTCTTTGAGGAAGGCAAGAACGGCCTCGTCAAGAAGCTCGGCAAGACGCATCAGCTGCTCGGCGTGAACCGCGCCATCGCGGCCGTCGACAAGATCGACGAGAACCGGGGACGGCTCGGCGTCTTCTGGCACACGCAAGGCTCAGGTAAGAGCCTGTCCATGCTGTTCTTCGCCCGTAAGGTGTTGCGCAAGAAGCCGGGCGATTGGACGTTTCTGATCGTCACCGATCGCACAGAGCTCGACGAACAGATCACCGGAACCTTTTCCGCTTGTGGCGCGCTGATCAAGACCCGTGATGAGGTGCAGGCGCGCAGCCGGGAGCATCTGAAAGAGCTGCTGCGCGGGAATGAGCGCTACATCTTCACGCTGATCCAAAAATTCGGGACCGCACGGGGAGAGGTCTATCCCGTGCTTTCGACCCGTAAGGACATCATCGTCATCACCGACGAGGCGCATCGCAGCCAATACGATACGCTCGCGGCCAATATGCGCGCGGCGCTGCCGAACGCCGCCTTCATCGGCTTCACCGGAACGCCGCTGATCGCCGGCGAGGAGGAGCGGACGCGTGAGGTGTTCGGCGATTACGTCTCGATCTATGATTTCGCGCAGTCGATCGCCGACGGCGCCACAGTGCCGCTCTATTACGAGAGCCGGCTGCCGGAGCTGCACCTCACCAATGAGCAGCTCGGCGACGAGATCGCCCAGGTGATCGATGACGCGGACTTGACCGAGGAGGAGGAGGACGCCCTCTCCCGGCGCTTCGCCAAGCAATATCACCTCATCACCAATAACGATCGCCTAGAGAAGGTCGCAGCCGATCTCGTGCGTCATTTTTCAGCGCGCGGCTATCGCGGTAAGGCGATGTTCGTCGCCATAGACAAGGCGACCGCGATCCGCATGTATGACAAGGTTCGCCATCACTGGGACGAGATGCTGGCGCGGGAGGCGAAGCGCGTCGCCGCGATCTCGGATGCAGTCGAGCGCGCGGCGCTCCAAGAGCAGGTCGATTGGCTCGCCAAGACCGACATGGCCGTCGTCGTGAGCCCCTCGCAGAATGAAATCCAGCTCATGGCGAAGCGCGGCCTCGATATCGAGCCGCACCGACGACGACTGGTCAAAGAGAATTTGGACGAGAAGTTCAAAGCGGCGGAGGATCCGCTGCGGCTCGTGTTTGTCTGCGCGATGTGGATCACCGGCTTCGACGTGCCGACCTGCTCGACGGTCTACATCGACAAGCCGATGAAAAATCACACGCTGATGCAGACGATCGCGCGTGCAAATCGCGTCTCTGCCGGCAAGCAGGCTGGGCTGATCGTCGACTATGTCGGGGTGTTTCGCAATCTCAAGGCCGCGCTGGCGATCTACGCCCAGCCGCGACCCGGCGTCACCACGGACCCGATCGAGCGAAAGGAAAAGCTGGTCGAGGAGTTGCGGGTGGCGCTACGTCTGGCGGTCGCCTTCGCCGAGGCGCGCGATGTTCGTCCCGCCGAGGTGATGCGCGTGAACGGCTTCGAACGTCAGGCGGCGCTGCAGCAAGCGGCGGAGAGGCTTCTCGGCAATGACGAGGAGAAGCGCACATATCTGCGCCTCGTCTCGGACGCTTGGAAGCTCTTCAGGGCGGTCCTGCCAGATCCCGCCACGATAGAGTTCCGGGGCGATATGATCGTTCTCCAGGTCGTCGCGGAGATGATCCGAACGATGACCCGAAAAGGACCGACCAGGAGTGCACTCGCCGCAATCGCCGAAATCGAGCGACTGATCGATGAGGCTATCGCAGGCGTCGAGATCCGCGCTCCCGTGCCGTCCGGCGAAGATATGAAACAGCTCTTCGATCTCTCCACCGTCGACTTCGACAGGCTGACCGAGCTATTCGCTCAGGGACGCAAACGAACGGCGACCGAAATTTTGCGCGGTCAAGCCGAGGAACGTGTGAAGGGGCTCGCCAATCGCAATCCAACGCGGGTGGACCTGCTCGAACGACTGAATAGTCTCATAGACCGATACAACGCCGGCAGTTTGGATGCGGAGCGCCTTTTCGAGGAGCTGACGGCTTTTGCGAGGTCATTGAACGAAGAGGAGCAGCGACACCTCAAAGTGGGATTGACCGAGGACGAGCTCGCTATTTTCGACATCCTCACCCGTCCGGAGCCCAAGCTCACGAAGGCGGACGAGGTGAACGTGAAGGCAATCGCACGCGAGCTACTCGACAAGCTGAAGCAGGAAAAGCTCATTCTCGACTGGCGGTTGCGTGAATCTGCTAAGGCGGATGTGCGTGAAACAATTCGGCAGGAACTAGACCAACTACCGGAAGTGTATGATCGTAAACTCTGGGATGAAAAAGTCGAACGGACGTATCAGTTTGTCTTCGAGCATTTTCCATATTCCGCAGAAGGCAGGACACCACATAATTAG
- a CDS encoding RNA-binding domain-containing protein, with product MREELLPLWDAIERQELPPHFEALFSYLWNSEEARFQAQETYVLDFKDKLPEKFSDSYGAGIIRLALAFHNTIGGIILFGVNDRTLDICGVSSNFEIEFFNRALSDSTGVSIECLTKLYHVPGINLQVAAVLVPRRRLSRPVKLVRQVYKYQPGMLWIRDRHECIEAKSSNFNLLYSDRSLLTFETRSNSGRIQRFLPPPPSTIKNFIGRESLMEALWEWLIFGDSPRLYLSGPGGSGKTTLAFEFARAIAETAGDVRFPNSEKLDCVIFLSAKETEFNPISKREQKFMLCDFLNSEEQLKAILVHSGLVSMSDVISMGSENINYLIDELFDNFNMLIVLDDIDSLSRRRVDTGEEFLFLRIAKSKRRVKILYTVRYPATYALQNCIPVPGLKEDKEVGVFIEECCKQFGVNNPSKGELDNIYTATDGLPLIIETIVGIRKFASTYDIAISQYNTKGGAQARSYLYQREYDALHKDGKSRYVLASLYLLEDPVSTDTISSVLYENSADQIVDAVTECSAIFLTTVDVVESGETLYQLSPPAAPFIGQVSKTLPFFGTLKRKIEHFRTQGSHATPAEAAMISKLDGMLLVSDYQGIIDQDHRLSRDDQLLANPKVRALFGRAYSSMDDKYMELAREHFRAAESSNLRDIQMMRNWYHMEIKSRYNLPEAERICRKVLSFRDISLRYRSEFLSKLGYCHLFISTSFKLTDTEKCILELNKSIDAYLEAIDVGKMVPRGIDIRENIGWLERPINAYFNVAGRNVDVIFGLLEYIVDRKKEVHIDVIDMILEYTLRFPAPKNADGRDRIKLLCSRIAGKARKNMRALKEPSGLEMLAERLDVLRGELERA from the coding sequence ATGCGAGAAGAGCTTCTTCCGCTTTGGGATGCAATTGAAAGACAAGAATTGCCGCCGCATTTTGAAGCGCTATTTTCGTATCTTTGGAATTCAGAGGAGGCCCGTTTCCAGGCCCAGGAAACATATGTCCTAGATTTCAAAGACAAACTCCCGGAAAAATTCTCTGACTCCTATGGGGCAGGTATAATTAGGCTCGCGCTAGCATTCCATAACACAATTGGCGGGATAATTTTATTTGGAGTTAATGATAGGACTCTTGATATATGCGGCGTATCGTCAAATTTTGAAATTGAGTTTTTTAACAGGGCGTTGTCAGATTCTACTGGCGTAAGCATTGAGTGTCTCACAAAGTTATATCATGTGCCAGGAATTAATCTACAGGTTGCCGCGGTTCTGGTTCCTAGGCGTCGTCTTTCTAGACCTGTAAAGTTAGTGAGGCAGGTTTATAAATATCAACCCGGCATGCTTTGGATTAGGGATAGACATGAGTGTATTGAGGCAAAGTCATCTAATTTTAACTTGTTATATTCAGATCGTTCTTTGTTAACATTCGAAACTAGATCAAATTCCGGTAGAATACAGCGTTTCTTGCCACCGCCACCCTCGACGATTAAAAACTTTATCGGGCGCGAGAGCTTAATGGAGGCACTTTGGGAGTGGCTCATTTTCGGGGATTCTCCCCGTCTCTATCTAAGTGGACCCGGTGGTTCGGGTAAAACGACTCTTGCGTTTGAGTTTGCTAGGGCGATCGCGGAGACCGCCGGAGACGTCCGCTTCCCTAATTCGGAGAAGTTGGACTGCGTGATTTTCCTTTCCGCTAAAGAAACGGAATTCAATCCAATTTCTAAAAGGGAACAAAAGTTTATGCTTTGTGACTTTTTAAACTCAGAGGAGCAACTCAAAGCAATACTTGTCCATTCTGGATTAGTATCTATGTCTGATGTCATAAGCATGGGATCGGAAAATATAAATTACTTAATTGATGAGCTATTCGATAATTTTAATATGCTAATAGTGTTGGATGATATTGATTCCCTTAGCAGAAGAAGGGTTGATACCGGAGAGGAGTTTTTGTTTTTGCGTATCGCTAAGAGCAAGCGAAGGGTAAAGATATTGTATACAGTTCGATATCCGGCGACGTATGCCTTGCAGAATTGCATACCTGTTCCTGGCTTGAAAGAAGACAAGGAGGTAGGGGTATTTATTGAAGAATGCTGCAAGCAGTTTGGTGTAAACAATCCATCTAAAGGTGAATTAGACAATATATATACTGCGACTGACGGACTTCCACTAATAATTGAAACTATAGTTGGAATTAGGAAGTTCGCGTCTACGTATGATATTGCTATATCTCAATATAATACAAAAGGTGGCGCGCAGGCACGGAGTTATCTATATCAGCGGGAGTATGACGCGCTGCATAAGGATGGAAAGTCTAGGTATGTTCTTGCAAGTCTATATCTGCTTGAGGATCCTGTTTCAACAGATACTATTAGTTCTGTTCTATATGAGAATTCTGCAGATCAGATTGTTGATGCGGTCACAGAGTGCTCTGCGATCTTTTTGACCACTGTGGATGTCGTTGAGAGTGGGGAAACTCTATATCAGTTATCGCCTCCGGCAGCGCCGTTCATTGGCCAAGTTTCCAAGACTTTGCCGTTTTTCGGCACTCTCAAGCGCAAAATTGAACATTTCAGAACCCAGGGGTCGCACGCAACCCCAGCTGAAGCGGCGATGATATCAAAGTTGGATGGGATGCTGTTAGTGTCCGACTACCAAGGGATCATCGATCAAGACCACCGCTTGTCGCGTGATGATCAACTTTTGGCTAACCCAAAAGTTCGAGCGCTTTTCGGGCGCGCTTACAGCTCGATGGATGATAAATATATGGAATTGGCCCGAGAGCATTTCCGAGCAGCGGAATCTAGCAATCTCAGGGATATCCAGATGATGCGAAACTGGTATCATATGGAAATTAAGTCTCGTTATAATTTGCCTGAGGCGGAGCGGATTTGTAGAAAGGTCCTGTCATTTAGGGATATTTCTCTTAGATACAGAAGTGAGTTTTTAAGTAAGCTTGGCTATTGTCATTTATTTATTTCTACATCATTCAAATTAACAGATACAGAGAAGTGTATTCTTGAGCTTAATAAGTCAATAGATGCTTACCTTGAGGCAATAGATGTTGGAAAGATGGTGCCAAGAGGTATTGACATTAGAGAAAATATCGGCTGGCTCGAAAGGCCTATCAATGCATACTTTAATGTTGCAGGCAGAAATGTTGATGTTATATTTGGTCTTCTTGAATATATAGTTGACCGTAAAAAGGAGGTTCATATAGATGTTATTGACATGATTCTAGAATATACCTTACGTTTCCCGGCACCTAAGAACGCAGATGGGCGAGATCGCATAAAATTGTTATGCAGTCGGATCGCGGGCAAAGCACGAAAAAATATGCGAGCTCTCAAAGAGCCGAGCGGTCTAGAAATGCTTGCCGAGCGCCTCGACGTGCTTCGTGGTGAATTAGAGAGAGCGTAG
- a CDS encoding DUF4268 domain-containing protein, with amino-acid sequence MNSIVTLGKFDRVPLTKAWPTEDGNFTPWLAEPAVIALLGDALGMELEVEAVEHWVGSFRADILARSTEEADHRVVIENQFGRTDHKHLGQILTYLAGIEGAKTIVWIAETIQPDHRAAIDWLNTNTADDFSFFAIEIELWRIDNSAPAPRFNVIASPNDWTRSARSAARHLGEGELAARHHVRLSYWASFSEFLKARGSHFKIRRPNKDHWFNFPIGRSDFVISATISTDKRRIGVELYARRDVDKSAFRALFADKLAIEREFGEALDWQELPTKKASRIALFRHSVDPSDESQREDLHDWMLAKMDRFKLVFGNRVKALSRPADGEPLEEDQGEE; translated from the coding sequence ATGAACTCGATCGTCACGCTCGGCAAATTCGACCGTGTGCCGCTCACCAAAGCCTGGCCGACCGAGGACGGCAATTTCACGCCCTGGCTCGCCGAGCCGGCCGTGATAGCGCTGCTCGGCGACGCGCTCGGCATGGAGCTCGAGGTGGAGGCCGTCGAGCATTGGGTCGGCTCCTTCCGCGCCGATATTCTGGCGCGCTCGACCGAGGAGGCCGATCATCGCGTCGTCATCGAAAATCAGTTCGGCCGCACCGATCACAAGCATCTCGGGCAAATCCTCACCTATCTCGCCGGCATAGAGGGCGCCAAGACGATCGTCTGGATCGCCGAGACGATCCAGCCCGACCATCGTGCGGCGATCGATTGGCTGAACACGAACACGGCCGACGACTTCTCCTTCTTCGCCATAGAGATCGAGCTGTGGCGCATCGACAATTCGGCGCCGGCTCCGCGCTTCAACGTCATCGCCAGCCCTAACGACTGGACGAGGAGCGCGCGCTCGGCGGCGCGTCATCTCGGAGAGGGTGAGCTGGCCGCGCGACATCATGTGCGGCTCTCCTATTGGGCGTCCTTCTCCGAGTTCCTGAAGGCGAGAGGTTCGCACTTCAAGATCAGGCGTCCCAATAAGGACCATTGGTTCAACTTCCCGATCGGCCGCAGCGACTTCGTGATCAGCGCCACCATCAGCACAGACAAGAGGCGAATCGGCGTCGAGCTCTACGCTCGTCGCGACGTAGATAAATCCGCCTTTCGCGCTCTCTTCGCCGACAAGCTGGCTATCGAACGGGAGTTCGGCGAGGCGCTCGACTGGCAAGAGCTGCCGACAAAGAAGGCGTCGCGCATCGCTCTGTTCCGCCATAGCGTCGACCCCAGCGACGAGTCCCAGCGCGAGGATCTCCATGATTGGATGCTCGCAAAGATGGACCGCTTCAAATTGGTGTTCGGCAATCGCGTGAAGGCGCTCTCGCGTCCGGCTGATGGTGAGCCTCTGGAAGAGGATCAGGGCGAGGAATGA
- a CDS encoding site-specific integrase has translation MTIERNIVLRGRTYVLRIEVPKDVQEFFGRKVVRESLGTRVDREARQRAARRKAQLFDEWEEIRRRRHATLEDHVRIAAELYQGEMEADRLRRADLPDGDAIEIERQKLITSVDAAPDQKLFAEDPEYANYLEKMRKDARSDPVAALAAGLDYLVARDAAKLDRDRRKHLLATLQKHLASGETALVRDRVDAALREHRLLIKRGTREYRQLCQSVMRAWIEQLKQAHLRDEGDWSGRPADEIVKPSGRPATPAAAPGETIMERFEAFAQANPHNVKLDTLNYSRKCIELFAQSLPRGYPASAIDKKSVREWHDLLRQFPVKAAEAKEFRGKTIRAVVQANAVYGKPTISRRTQNKYLAALGSFCRWLDKRGYIDGNPVSGMQDVIDKDAQPVRSYSIEELRAIFSSPIFTGCESDEKDYLPGEVQTRDWRFWLPTIALFTGARLGELSQLLVDDLREIEGRWVFHVTQEGDPEKSVKTKGSRRIIPVHGELIRIGILKYHVAMKERSERRLFPEITANTRGQISGTPSRWYGRYLRRIGLKDGKETNFHSFRHTVADAFRRAGYLDAEFGFILGHTRRETGTTRRYGVRDCQESCVWGHSRTAGGGLWRSRRAHWTNCCRDAIRRRFFPRMACSMS, from the coding sequence ATGACGATAGAAAGAAATATTGTCCTCCGGGGGCGAACGTATGTGCTGCGGATCGAGGTGCCTAAAGACGTCCAGGAGTTCTTCGGTAGGAAGGTGGTTCGTGAGTCTTTAGGGACCCGTGTCGACCGAGAAGCGCGCCAGCGAGCTGCTCGACGCAAGGCCCAGCTGTTCGATGAGTGGGAGGAAATTCGTCGGCGCCGTCACGCGACGCTGGAGGACCACGTCCGGATAGCCGCAGAACTCTATCAGGGGGAAATGGAGGCAGATCGGCTGCGCCGCGCCGACTTGCCCGATGGCGACGCAATCGAGATCGAACGCCAAAAATTGATCACCTCCGTGGATGCGGCACCTGATCAGAAATTATTCGCGGAGGATCCAGAATACGCGAATTACTTGGAAAAAATGCGAAAAGATGCGCGGTCAGATCCTGTGGCTGCCCTTGCCGCAGGTCTCGACTACCTGGTGGCGCGAGACGCTGCAAAGCTGGATCGCGATCGCCGAAAGCATCTCCTCGCCACGCTCCAAAAGCATCTTGCAAGCGGAGAAACCGCGCTGGTCCGAGACAGGGTCGATGCCGCCCTGCGGGAGCATCGGCTTCTGATCAAGCGCGGGACCCGGGAATATCGCCAACTGTGCCAATCCGTCATGAGGGCGTGGATCGAGCAGCTGAAGCAGGCCCATCTGCGAGACGAAGGAGATTGGAGCGGGCGGCCCGCCGATGAGATCGTCAAGCCATCTGGACGACCGGCAACACCAGCCGCGGCGCCAGGCGAGACGATCATGGAGCGCTTCGAAGCCTTTGCTCAGGCCAATCCGCACAACGTCAAGCTCGACACGCTGAATTACAGCCGGAAATGCATCGAGCTCTTCGCCCAGAGCTTGCCCAGAGGTTATCCGGCGAGCGCGATCGACAAGAAATCAGTCCGCGAATGGCACGATCTCCTCAGGCAGTTTCCCGTGAAAGCGGCCGAAGCGAAAGAGTTTCGAGGGAAGACCATCAGGGCCGTCGTGCAGGCGAATGCCGTCTACGGTAAGCCGACGATCTCAAGACGGACTCAAAACAAGTATCTGGCGGCGCTGGGAAGCTTTTGCCGATGGCTCGATAAGCGTGGTTACATCGACGGCAACCCAGTTTCGGGGATGCAGGACGTCATCGACAAGGATGCTCAACCAGTGCGATCTTACTCGATCGAAGAGCTCCGAGCGATTTTCTCCTCACCGATCTTCACTGGCTGCGAGTCGGACGAGAAGGACTATCTGCCGGGCGAGGTCCAGACGCGAGACTGGCGCTTCTGGCTTCCGACCATCGCGCTGTTTACCGGTGCCAGACTCGGCGAACTCTCTCAGCTACTTGTCGACGACCTCCGGGAAATTGAGGGACGATGGGTGTTCCATGTCACTCAAGAGGGCGATCCGGAAAAGAGCGTCAAGACAAAGGGATCGCGCCGCATCATTCCTGTTCATGGCGAGCTGATACGAATCGGAATTCTAAAATATCACGTGGCGATGAAAGAGCGTTCCGAACGACGACTGTTCCCTGAGATCACGGCAAACACGCGGGGCCAAATCAGCGGCACTCCGAGCCGTTGGTATGGTCGCTACTTACGGCGTATCGGATTGAAGGATGGGAAGGAAACGAACTTTCACTCATTCCGGCATACTGTTGCTGACGCATTTCGGCGGGCAGGCTACCTGGATGCGGAGTTTGGATTTATTCTCGGCCACACACGCCGGGAAACGGGGACGACCCGGAGATATGGAGTGCGGGACTGTCAGGAATCTTGTGTGTGGGGCCATAGTAGAACCGCAGGAGGCGGGCTATGGCGATCAAGAAGGGCACATTGGACCAATTGCTGTCGGGACGCGATCCGAAGGAGGTTTTTTCCAAGGATGGCTTGTTCGATGAGCTGA
- a CDS encoding recombinase family protein — MSRTFAYCRVSTSDQTPENQVREIEAAGFWVERHRIVAETVSGGIPASARSGFAKLLDRLEPGDVLVVTKLDRLGRNVIDVRQTVEAVAQRGVRVHCLALGGVDLTAPAGKMTMSVIGAVAEFERDLLIERTQAGLARARAEGKQPGRPSRLSKIQKQQIVARLAAGSSIYGLAKEFGVDRRVIQRARAVAYSEQQSSVVRPISD, encoded by the coding sequence ATGAGCCGGACTTTTGCATACTGTCGAGTGAGCACGAGCGATCAGACCCCTGAGAACCAAGTTCGCGAAATAGAGGCTGCTGGTTTTTGGGTCGAGCGGCATCGTATCGTGGCAGAAACGGTCAGCGGCGGGATCCCGGCGAGCGCCCGCTCGGGGTTTGCAAAATTGCTTGATAGGCTCGAGCCGGGAGACGTGTTGGTGGTGACGAAATTGGACCGGTTAGGTCGTAATGTGATTGACGTGCGTCAGACAGTGGAGGCGGTGGCGCAGCGTGGCGTGAGGGTGCACTGTCTTGCACTCGGTGGGGTCGACCTTACCGCGCCCGCCGGAAAAATGACGATGAGCGTGATCGGCGCTGTTGCCGAGTTTGAACGCGACCTCTTGATCGAAAGGACGCAAGCGGGTCTTGCCCGCGCTCGGGCGGAAGGGAAACAGCCTGGAAGGCCCTCTCGCCTTTCTAAAATTCAGAAGCAGCAGATAGTAGCGCGGCTTGCTGCCGGTTCGAGCATATACGGCCTAGCGAAAGAGTTTGGCGTGGACCGGCGCGTGATTCAGCGTGCGCGGGCCGTTGCTTACAGCGAACAGCAATCCTCAGTTGTCCGACCTATCAGCGATTGA
- a CDS encoding IS256 family transposase, whose amino-acid sequence MAIKKGTLDQLLSGRDPKEVFSKDGLFDELKKALAERVLNAEMDDHLESEAAAGKANHRNGYSKKTVLTETSKIDIRVPRDREGSFDPKLIARYQRRFPGFDEKIVSMYARGMTVREIQGHLLELYGLEVSPDLISTVTDAVLETVAEWQNRPLEAMYPLVFFDALRVKIRDEGLVRNKAVYVALGVTPDGTKDILGLWIETSEGAKFWLRVMNELKNRGVGDILIAVVDGLKGFPEAINAVFPQTTVQTCIVHLIRNSMEFASYKDRKAIAAALKTIYRAPTAEAAKEALEAFDGGHWGKKYPSIAQGWRRNWEQVIPFFAFPIAVRRIIYTTNAIESLNAKLRRAVRTRGHFPTDDAAMKLLYLVLRQVAGEWKMAPREWCEAKNQFAIMFDDRFVAA is encoded by the coding sequence ATGGCGATCAAGAAGGGCACATTGGACCAATTGCTGTCGGGACGCGATCCGAAGGAGGTTTTTTCCAAGGATGGCTTGTTCGATGAGCTGAAGAAGGCGCTGGCGGAACGGGTTCTGAACGCGGAGATGGACGACCATCTCGAGAGCGAAGCGGCGGCGGGCAAGGCGAACCACCGCAACGGCTATTCGAAGAAGACCGTGCTGACCGAGACGTCGAAGATCGACATCAGGGTCCCGCGGGACCGGGAGGGGAGCTTCGATCCCAAGCTGATCGCGCGCTATCAGCGCCGCTTTCCCGGCTTCGACGAGAAAATCGTGTCGATGTATGCGCGCGGCATGACGGTGCGCGAGATCCAGGGCCATTTGCTCGAGCTCTACGGCCTGGAAGTCTCGCCCGATCTGATCTCGACAGTCACCGACGCCGTGCTGGAGACCGTCGCCGAATGGCAGAACCGGCCGCTCGAGGCGATGTATCCCTTGGTTTTCTTCGACGCGCTGCGCGTCAAAATCCGCGACGAAGGCCTGGTCCGCAACAAGGCCGTCTATGTGGCGCTCGGCGTCACGCCGGACGGAACGAAGGACATTCTGGGGCTTTGGATCGAGACCTCGGAGGGCGCCAAATTCTGGCTTCGGGTGATGAACGAGCTGAAGAACCGCGGCGTCGGCGACATACTGATCGCCGTGGTCGACGGCCTGAAGGGCTTTCCGGAGGCGATCAATGCGGTGTTTCCGCAGACGACCGTGCAGACCTGCATCGTGCATCTCATTCGAAACTCGATGGAATTCGCCTCATACAAGGACCGCAAGGCGATCGCCGCCGCGCTGAAGACGATCTATCGCGCCCCGACCGCCGAGGCGGCCAAAGAGGCGTTGGAGGCCTTCGACGGCGGCCATTGGGGCAAGAAATATCCGTCGATCGCGCAGGGCTGGCGACGCAATTGGGAGCAGGTCATCCCGTTTTTCGCCTTTCCGATCGCGGTACGGCGGATCATCTACACGACGAACGCCATAGAATCCTTGAACGCGAAGCTGCGGCGCGCCGTGCGGACGAGAGGGCATTTTCCGACTGACGATGCGGCGATGAAGCTCCTCTATCTCGTCTTGCGCCAAGTCGCCGGGGAGTGGAAAATGGCGCCGCGCGAATGGTGCGAGGCGAAAAATCAATTCGCCATCATGTTCGACGATCGCTTCGTCGCGGCGTGA
- a CDS encoding DUF2293 domain-containing protein produces the protein MTDIASPAIVYMLITKINNAISVEIFALKLYMNQATSACIFAITHLEKAMPDGALESPTPSLRFKASDIRDHLKKHHPNCPNRHVRAIVNRVAGRYWVDASIGTAVGIVMDGYIRHQLTDYDALLAKSVKREDARAKVKSIVDYTLKSWSCDAIKLNKTER, from the coding sequence ATGACTGATATAGCGTCTCCTGCAATCGTATATATGCTGATAACAAAAATCAATAATGCGATTAGCGTTGAAATTTTTGCACTCAAATTGTATATGAATCAAGCTACATCGGCTTGTATCTTTGCAATCACTCATCTGGAAAAAGCTATGCCCGACGGCGCTCTCGAATCGCCCACTCCTAGCTTGCGCTTCAAAGCATCGGATATTCGCGATCACTTGAAAAAACATCATCCAAACTGTCCAAATAGACATGTAAGAGCGATAGTAAACCGCGTCGCCGGTCGCTACTGGGTCGACGCGAGCATTGGCACCGCCGTCGGTATTGTGATGGACGGCTACATCCGGCATCAATTGACAGACTACGATGCCCTACTGGCGAAATCCGTAAAGCGGGAAGATGCTAGGGCCAAAGTCAAGAGCATAGTCGACTATACACTTAAATCATGGAGTTGCGACGCTATAAAATTAAATAAAACAGAGAGATGA